From the genome of Pseudomonas yamanorum, one region includes:
- a CDS encoding polyamine ABC transporter substrate-binding protein, which translates to MIAIRCMQWSLAAVFSSLVLCAQAAEPKVNIYNWYDFIAPDTLKNFQAQTGTQAAYDVFDNSEVMQSKLMAGRSGYDVVVATGDLLPNLIKAGVLKELDRAQLTNLSHLDPDILAKVQTNDPGNRYAVPYLWGTTGIGYDVDKIRAILGSDAPVNSWDLIFKEENLAKLGECGVAMLDAPGEIIPIALHYLGLPYNSQNPDDYLKAQALLLKLRPHIRYFDSSRFITDLANGNICAVVGWAGGVMDAKKAADAAGNGRNIQYSIPKEGAPVWVESLVLLSDAPNPQQGLAFIDYMLRPEVIAQSSNYLSYANANKDARSLVDEKVRDNPGVYPSKAVLDTLFPLEPLPLKMERVRTRIWSKVKSGT; encoded by the coding sequence ATGATCGCCATTCGATGCATGCAATGGAGCCTGGCTGCGGTCTTCAGCAGCCTGGTGCTTTGCGCTCAAGCCGCAGAACCGAAAGTCAATATCTACAACTGGTACGACTTTATTGCCCCGGACACGCTGAAGAACTTCCAGGCGCAGACCGGCACCCAGGCCGCGTATGACGTGTTCGATAACAGCGAGGTCATGCAGAGCAAACTCATGGCCGGGCGCAGTGGTTATGACGTGGTGGTGGCCACCGGCGACCTGTTGCCGAACCTGATCAAGGCCGGTGTGCTCAAGGAATTGGATCGCGCGCAACTGACCAATCTGTCTCACCTTGATCCGGATATTCTGGCGAAGGTGCAAACCAACGACCCGGGTAATCGCTACGCCGTACCTTACCTGTGGGGCACCACGGGAATTGGCTATGACGTCGATAAAATCCGGGCGATCCTGGGCAGCGATGCACCGGTCAACTCCTGGGATTTGATTTTCAAGGAAGAAAACCTCGCCAAATTGGGCGAATGCGGTGTGGCTATGCTGGATGCGCCAGGCGAGATCATCCCCATCGCCTTGCATTACCTGGGCTTGCCCTATAACAGCCAAAATCCTGATGACTATTTAAAAGCCCAGGCGTTGCTGCTGAAGCTGCGCCCGCATATTCGCTACTTCGATTCTTCACGGTTTATTACGGACTTGGCCAACGGCAATATCTGCGCCGTAGTGGGATGGGCCGGCGGCGTAATGGACGCCAAGAAAGCCGCCGACGCCGCCGGCAATGGCAGGAACATTCAGTACAGCATCCCCAAGGAAGGCGCGCCGGTCTGGGTCGAAAGCCTGGTGTTGCTCAGCGATGCGCCGAACCCTCAGCAAGGGCTCGCATTTATCGACTATATGCTGCGCCCGGAAGTGATTGCGCAGTCCTCCAACTATCTCAGTTACGCCAACGCCAACAAGGATGCCCGGAGCCTGGTTGATGAAAAGGTCAGGGACAATCCCGGTGTCTATCCTTCGAAAGCGGTGCTGGATACGCTGTTTCCTTTGGAGCCGTTGCCACTGAAGATGGAGCGGGTGCGTACGCGGATCTGGAGTAAGGTCAAAAGTGGTACTTGA
- a CDS encoding Tn3 family transposase yields MASLERTAYPKLPAHLSSKELHQCYSLSESELEWLSRTAKSPALTIGLAVLLKTFQQLHYFPSLEVIPTEIVNHVRSCLRYGVRIVPRYATPRTLYRHQRAIRQYLQITAFYGSDALKIAEETAHEAAEVLDQRVDVINVLIGELLERGYELPAYSTLNDAAEDAQVALQEKIFNRVVDRAPIDVIYRLRELLDTDFGRRQSEFNALKQVPKKPSRKHLEILIDHLSWLEGFGDLDAIFEGIVDTKIWFFSNQAEKADVSELKDCSLPKRYTLMLALIYLMRVRARDHLAEMFIKRVATIHKRAKDELEQIQLRQRKKLELLVATLDGVIQILSQEPSDREAGSLIREYLSPEGSLDHLREACAEVQATGGSNYLPLLWKHFKSHRSLLFRLSHLLQLEPTTQDRSLIDALHLVQDNENRHREWIDEHVDLSFSSDRWIKVVRRAASEGPPTNRRFLEVCVFSHLANELRSGDICVLGSESFADYRKQLLPWDEFLARLPEYCEKVGLPSTAKEFVASLKEQLESTAQQLDDKLPSCHGDVSINEAGDPVLRRVVARDIPPSAISLQTAITQRMPARHVLDIMANIEHWIQFTRHFGPMSGSDPKLKEPAERYLMTIFAMGCNLGPNQAARHLAGNVTPHMLSYTNRRHLPLDKLDKANRELVELYLQLDLPKLWGDGKAVAADGTQFDFYDENLLAGYHFRYRKMGAVAYRHVANNYIAVFQHFIPPGIWEAIYVIEGLLKADHSVEVDTVYSDTQGQSATVFAFTHLLGINLMPRIRNWRNLVMYRPDRSAKYKHINSLFADTVDWSQIETHWQDLMQVALSIQAGKISSPMLLRKLGSYSRRNKLYHAAQELGCVIRTIFLLKWIGNRELRQEVTANTNKIESYNGFSKWLSFGGDVIAENDPDEQQKRLRYNDMIASSVILQNTVDMMRILQKLAQDGWQFTDDDVSFLSPYLTSNVKRFGEFNLKLKRPPEPWIMDSIFQQAAGSMRAQQMPNNNVEETT; encoded by the coding sequence ATGGCGTCTCTGGAGCGGACCGCCTATCCGAAGCTGCCGGCGCACTTGTCGTCGAAAGAACTTCATCAGTGCTATTCGCTCTCAGAATCTGAGCTCGAATGGCTCTCTAGAACGGCTAAAAGCCCTGCTCTTACCATTGGTTTAGCTGTTCTGCTGAAAACATTCCAACAGCTTCATTACTTTCCCAGTCTCGAAGTGATTCCGACTGAAATCGTCAATCATGTCAGGTCTTGCCTCCGTTACGGGGTTCGCATAGTGCCTCGTTATGCGACTCCCCGAACCTTGTATCGCCATCAAAGAGCTATCCGTCAATATCTACAGATCACCGCGTTTTATGGGAGCGATGCTCTGAAAATTGCCGAGGAAACTGCCCACGAAGCGGCGGAGGTCCTTGATCAGCGCGTTGATGTCATCAATGTCCTGATTGGCGAGCTACTTGAGCGAGGTTACGAGCTGCCGGCGTACTCGACGCTCAATGATGCGGCTGAAGACGCCCAAGTTGCTCTCCAGGAAAAGATTTTCAACCGAGTCGTCGATAGGGCTCCGATTGATGTGATCTATCGTCTCAGAGAGCTTCTTGACACCGATTTCGGTCGTCGTCAAAGCGAATTCAATGCCCTAAAGCAGGTCCCCAAGAAGCCCTCTCGCAAACACTTGGAGATATTGATCGACCACTTAAGTTGGTTGGAGGGATTCGGCGACCTCGACGCTATCTTTGAGGGAATCGTTGATACCAAGATTTGGTTTTTTTCGAATCAAGCAGAGAAAGCAGATGTTTCAGAGCTTAAGGATTGCTCGCTTCCAAAGCGCTACACCTTGATGCTGGCGCTGATCTACCTCATGCGTGTACGAGCACGGGATCACCTTGCTGAGATGTTCATCAAGCGAGTCGCGACGATTCACAAGCGAGCCAAGGATGAGTTGGAGCAGATACAGCTACGTCAGCGCAAAAAGCTAGAGTTGCTCGTGGCTACCTTGGATGGTGTGATTCAGATTCTCAGCCAAGAACCAAGTGATCGGGAAGCTGGCAGCTTGATTCGCGAGTATCTGTCCCCCGAGGGGAGTCTTGATCACCTTCGCGAGGCCTGCGCCGAAGTCCAGGCCACAGGCGGCAGTAACTATCTCCCGCTACTCTGGAAACACTTCAAATCCCATCGATCACTGCTGTTCCGCCTGAGCCATCTGCTGCAACTGGAGCCAACAACCCAGGATCGCTCGCTTATCGACGCTTTGCATTTGGTCCAGGACAACGAGAACCGGCATAGGGAATGGATCGACGAGCATGTGGACCTGTCGTTCTCCTCGGATCGTTGGATCAAAGTTGTCCGTCGCGCCGCCAGCGAAGGGCCACCGACCAACCGGCGCTTCCTGGAAGTCTGCGTTTTTTCTCATCTGGCCAATGAGCTTCGCTCTGGCGATATCTGTGTCCTGGGTTCGGAGTCGTTTGCTGACTACCGCAAACAGTTATTGCCCTGGGATGAGTTCCTGGCTCGTCTGCCGGAATACTGCGAAAAGGTCGGCCTGCCGAGTACCGCCAAAGAGTTTGTCGCCAGCTTGAAGGAGCAACTTGAGAGCACCGCTCAGCAGTTGGATGACAAACTTCCCAGTTGCCACGGTGACGTGTCAATTAATGAGGCCGGTGATCCTGTGTTGCGCCGAGTGGTCGCCCGTGACATCCCGCCCTCAGCAATCTCGCTACAAACGGCGATTACTCAGCGTATGCCTGCCAGGCATGTGCTCGACATTATGGCCAACATTGAACACTGGATTCAGTTCACCCGCCATTTCGGACCGATGTCCGGCAGCGACCCCAAACTGAAGGAGCCGGCCGAACGCTACCTGATGACGATATTCGCCATGGGCTGCAACCTAGGGCCAAACCAGGCCGCTCGCCATCTGGCGGGTAACGTAACCCCACACATGCTGTCTTACACCAATCGTCGGCACTTGCCACTCGACAAGCTGGATAAGGCTAACCGGGAGTTGGTCGAACTCTACCTTCAACTCGATCTACCCAAGCTCTGGGGTGATGGCAAGGCGGTGGCGGCCGACGGGACTCAATTCGACTTCTACGATGAAAACCTGCTCGCCGGCTATCACTTCCGCTACCGGAAGATGGGCGCAGTCGCCTATCGGCATGTGGCAAATAACTACATCGCTGTCTTTCAGCACTTCATCCCACCAGGTATCTGGGAGGCTATCTATGTCATCGAGGGCTTGCTGAAAGCGGACCATAGCGTTGAAGTCGATACGGTCTATTCAGACACTCAAGGCCAGTCTGCGACGGTGTTTGCGTTCACCCATCTATTGGGCATCAATCTAATGCCTCGCATCCGCAACTGGCGCAACCTGGTCATGTATCGACCCGATCGCTCGGCCAAGTACAAACACATCAACAGCCTCTTCGCCGATACCGTCGACTGGAGCCAGATAGAGACCCATTGGCAAGATCTGATGCAGGTGGCGCTGTCGATTCAGGCCGGCAAAATATCTTCGCCAATGCTGCTGCGTAAACTCGGTTCTTACAGTCGGCGCAACAAGCTCTACCATGCAGCACAGGAGCTGGGATGCGTGATCCGGACCATTTTTCTGCTCAAATGGATTGGCAATCGTGAGTTGCGCCAAGAAGTAACTGCCAATACCAACAAGATTGAGTCTTACAACGGATTCTCAAAGTGGCTGTCCTTCGGCGGCGATGTCATCGCCGAGAACGATCCAGATGAGCAACAGAAGCGCTTGCGTTACAACGATATGATTGCCTCCTCGGTGATCTTGCAGAACACCGTCGACATGATGCGCATCCTGCAGAAGCTCGCCCAGGATGGCTGGCAGTTCACTGACGACGACGTATCGTTTCTTAGTCCCTACCTGACCAGCAATGTTAAACGCTTTGGGGAGTTCAACCTGAAACTCAAGCGTCCACCGGAACCTTGGATCATGGATTCTATTTTCCAGCAGGCTGCGGGGTCAATGCGTGCGCAACAGATGCCTAATAACAACGTTGAGGAGACGACCTGA
- a CDS encoding propanediol utilization protein, translated as MSNVIVVEVTGNHRSGTAAKSGKPYCMFEAYAHLPNIPYPQKCTFYAETPQQVPQPGKYECDVIAQVRDDRLIFEVDPRQGRRVSSGAPGSSTPQKPA; from the coding sequence ATGTCTAACGTTATCGTAGTTGAAGTAACTGGCAATCACCGCAGTGGTACTGCTGCAAAGTCTGGCAAGCCCTATTGCATGTTTGAAGCATATGCACATTTGCCAAATATTCCGTATCCGCAGAAGTGTACTTTTTACGCTGAGACTCCGCAGCAGGTTCCTCAACCCGGAAAGTATGAGTGTGATGTGATTGCACAAGTTCGTGATGATCGGCTTATTTTTGAAGTCGATCCTCGTCAAGGGCGTCGCGTGAGTTCCGGCGCTCCTGGTTCTTCGACACCGCAGAAGCCTGCGTAA
- a CDS encoding zonular occludens toxin domain-containing protein has product MAIHAYVGKPGHGKSYGVVEHVVIPSLKQDRHVVTNIPLVIDDLLATYGGRITQLPANWYELSDLAEIIPSGCVAIIDECWRRWPAGQNVNHANFTDKALLAEHRHRVDHKNNSMRVVLVTQDLAQISSWVRLLVETTYRIRKLSKKAFKVDIYNGAVTGDAPSKTKLIRTTAGTFKPSVYSCYKSATQSSSGDVGDESSADGRASILRSFGLWATLGAFVLFIGLGIFGVKSFFSPGSPGVIDRHDTARSPKAPAKPAEPPISTTWRLVGFVHPSRPDSSSKSVSEALALVADNNGNTRYISFSHCRYFPDFTEAYCLVDGFKITNWSLKKPNPITGGLIGGGL; this is encoded by the coding sequence ATGGCAATTCATGCTTATGTTGGCAAACCAGGACACGGTAAAAGTTACGGCGTCGTTGAACACGTTGTAATTCCCTCGTTGAAGCAGGATAGGCATGTAGTCACCAATATTCCTTTGGTTATTGATGATCTTTTAGCTACTTATGGTGGGAGAATTACTCAACTCCCAGCTAATTGGTATGAGCTTTCAGACCTTGCTGAAATTATCCCTTCTGGCTGCGTTGCCATTATCGACGAATGCTGGAGACGCTGGCCCGCGGGCCAGAATGTGAACCATGCTAATTTCACTGATAAGGCCTTATTGGCAGAACACCGGCACCGTGTTGACCACAAAAATAACTCAATGCGTGTTGTCCTGGTTACGCAAGATCTTGCTCAAATTTCATCATGGGTTCGCCTTTTGGTTGAAACGACCTATCGGATTAGAAAACTGAGCAAAAAAGCCTTTAAGGTTGACATATATAACGGCGCCGTTACTGGTGACGCTCCATCAAAGACTAAGCTCATCAGGACTACTGCTGGTACCTTTAAGCCTTCTGTCTACTCTTGTTATAAGTCGGCAACTCAATCAAGTTCCGGCGACGTGGGTGATGAGTCTTCTGCTGATGGTCGTGCAAGCATTTTGCGATCCTTTGGGCTTTGGGCAACACTAGGTGCATTTGTTTTGTTTATTGGCCTTGGTATTTTTGGTGTCAAAAGCTTTTTTTCGCCCGGTTCTCCTGGTGTGATTGATCGTCACGACACTGCACGTTCCCCTAAAGCACCGGCTAAGCCTGCTGAGCCTCCTATTTCAACTACTTGGCGGCTTGTGGGCTTCGTTCATCCTTCAAGGCCTGATTCCTCTTCAAAATCTGTATCTGAAGCTCTTGCCCTAGTAGCTGATAACAACGGTAATACTCGTTACATTTCTTTCTCTCACTGTCGATATTTTCCAGACTTCACTGAGGCTTATTGTTTGGTTGATGGTTTCAAGATTACTAATTGGTCATTAAAAAAACCCAATCCAATTACAGGTGGATTAATTGGCGGTGGTCTTTAG
- a CDS encoding IS5 family transposase: MSQMSFSDFEYAGKRKETRRERFLSQMVQVEPWTGLLGLIEPFYPKAGGGRKPYPLETMLRIHLLQNWFSLSDPAMEEALYEITPMRQFALLTLSAPIPEDTTIMNFRHLLEKHQLASASLAVINGYLQEKGLSLREGTIVDATIIHAPSSTKNKDGERDPEMHQTKKGNQYFFGMKAHIGADVESGLVHHVHGTAANMADVSQVAELLHGEENAVYADAGYTGVEKRDVIWQIAARRSTYSKLNKRILLYKAKRKIEYSKAQTRAKVEHPFRVIKRQFGYVKVRFRGLMKNTAQLTTLFALSNLWMARK, translated from the coding sequence ATGAGCCAGATGAGCTTTTCCGACTTCGAGTACGCCGGTAAGCGCAAGGAAACCCGCCGCGAGCGCTTTCTTTCCCAGATGGTTCAGGTCGAACCCTGGACAGGCCTACTGGGGCTGATCGAACCTTTCTACCCTAAGGCCGGTGGCGGTAGAAAACCCTACCCACTGGAGACCATGCTGCGCATTCACCTGCTGCAAAATTGGTTTTCCCTGAGTGATCCGGCCATGGAAGAGGCACTCTACGAAATCACGCCCATGCGTCAGTTCGCGCTTCTGACACTGAGCGCTCCGATCCCAGAAGACACCACGATCATGAACTTCCGACACCTGCTGGAGAAGCATCAACTGGCTTCTGCAAGCCTCGCGGTCATCAACGGCTATTTGCAGGAAAAAGGCCTGTCGTTGCGCGAGGGCACCATCGTCGACGCTACAATTATTCATGCCCCAAGCTCGACCAAGAACAAAGACGGCGAGCGCGATCCCGAGATGCATCAGACCAAGAAGGGTAACCAGTATTTCTTTGGTATGAAGGCGCACATCGGCGCTGACGTTGAGTCAGGACTGGTTCATCACGTTCATGGCACCGCCGCCAACATGGCCGATGTCAGCCAAGTCGCCGAACTGCTCCATGGGGAAGAAAACGCGGTGTATGCGGACGCTGGATACACCGGTGTCGAGAAGCGTGACGTGATCTGGCAAATCGCGGCTCGGCGCAGCACGTATTCCAAGCTGAACAAACGCATCCTGCTGTACAAAGCCAAGCGCAAGATCGAGTATTCCAAAGCGCAGACACGCGCCAAGGTTGAGCATCCGTTTCGGGTCATCAAGCGCCAGTTTGGTTACGTGAAAGTACGCTTTCGTGGGCTGATGAAAAACACGGCCCAACTGACCACGCTATTCGCCCTGTCGAACCTGTGGATGGCTCGAAAGTGA
- a CDS encoding LysE family translocator encodes MDATTLFLYIVTVSAVMMTPGPSMLLALNNGASHGMRIAGCGIAGAALSDVILIGAVGCGLGALLHASEQLFSLVKWGGAVYLLYLAWVLWKSPTQALAQKCSASTTNGRSAFMRSLFVGLSNPKGLLFFSAFLPQFVHPGEPVAQQYVVLALVSAAIDCVMMAIYAFGGRHAMRTFSSRVMLWINRSCAGMLALLAVGLSLYRRSDLR; translated from the coding sequence ATGGATGCAACCACGCTATTCCTCTACATCGTGACAGTCAGCGCAGTAATGATGACGCCGGGGCCGTCGATGCTGTTAGCACTAAATAACGGTGCTTCACACGGCATGCGTATTGCGGGCTGCGGTATTGCCGGTGCGGCGCTTTCCGATGTGATTTTGATTGGTGCGGTGGGCTGTGGCTTGGGGGCATTACTGCATGCCTCCGAGCAGTTGTTTTCGCTGGTGAAGTGGGGTGGGGCGGTCTATCTGTTGTACCTGGCCTGGGTGTTGTGGAAATCGCCGACCCAGGCGTTGGCGCAGAAATGTTCCGCAAGCACGACCAACGGGCGTTCGGCGTTCATGCGTTCGCTGTTTGTCGGGCTTTCCAATCCCAAGGGGCTGCTATTTTTCTCGGCGTTCCTGCCACAGTTCGTGCATCCCGGTGAGCCGGTGGCGCAGCAGTACGTGGTGCTGGCGCTGGTCAGTGCGGCGATTGACTGCGTGATGATGGCGATCTATGCCTTTGGCGGTCGTCATGCCATGCGCACGTTTTCTTCCCGGGTCATGTTGTGGATCAACCGCAGTTGCGCCGGGATGCTGGCGCTGCTAGCGGTGGGGTTGAGTCTTTATCGGCGCAGCGATCTACGTTGA
- a CDS encoding carbon-nitrogen hydrolase family protein has translation MNIEIMQLAGRDGDTAYNLRRALEAIAHCDADTDLLVFPETHLMGFVAGDRLATVAETLEGPTLQAVQQAVRERGVSVVIGLVENDAGVFYNTSVLVTPDGLSLGYRKTHLWPSERGDITPGDRFGTVLFNGVRIGILICYDIELPETARALAHLGAELIIITNGNMDPYGPVHRTAIMARAQENQVFSVMVNRVGQGDDGLVFAGGSAVVDPFGRVLFEAGREETRQMISLDLTQVQAARADYHYLNDRRLTLPGETVEHADGRRELLIR, from the coding sequence ATGAACATTGAAATCATGCAGTTAGCCGGTCGCGATGGCGATACCGCCTATAACCTCAGGCGTGCCTTGGAAGCCATCGCCCACTGCGACGCGGATACCGACCTGTTGGTGTTTCCTGAAACCCATTTGATGGGCTTCGTCGCCGGTGATCGGCTGGCAACGGTTGCAGAAACCCTCGAAGGCCCGACGCTGCAAGCCGTGCAACAGGCAGTACGCGAACGGGGTGTTTCGGTGGTCATCGGCCTGGTCGAGAACGATGCGGGCGTGTTCTACAACACTTCGGTACTGGTTACGCCTGATGGGCTCTCACTGGGTTACCGCAAGACACACCTGTGGCCCTCGGAGCGGGGCGACATCACTCCCGGCGACCGCTTCGGCACGGTGCTTTTCAACGGTGTGCGTATCGGCATTCTGATTTGCTACGACATCGAACTGCCGGAAACCGCACGCGCACTCGCCCACCTGGGCGCCGAGCTGATCATTATCACCAACGGCAACATGGACCCTTACGGCCCGGTGCATCGCACCGCGATCATGGCCCGAGCCCAGGAAAACCAAGTGTTCAGCGTGATGGTCAATCGCGTGGGGCAGGGCGATGACGGCCTGGTGTTCGCCGGCGGCAGCGCTGTGGTCGACCCGTTCGGCCGTGTGCTGTTCGAAGCCGGGCGCGAGGAAACACGGCAAATGATCAGCCTTGACCTGACCCAAGTCCAAGCCGCCCGCGCGGATTATCACTACCTCAATGACCGCCGCCTGACGCTCCCCGGTGAGACCGTGGAACACGCCGACGGGCGCCGTGAATTACTGATTCGCTGA
- a CDS encoding helix-turn-helix transcriptional regulator gives MNLTLQDVAWHDSVGRLIETLDRPHFWRSMARLLGRYVPLDTWVVLIFSDGRPQVLAESQNEDGSSDSLFQDYLKGLYLLDPFYLANRESPKSGLFQLDDVAPECFEQTDYYQRYFRLNVVADEIHINVQLDLERTLSLSLGSHCRFSQEQIALLRLIQPWVAGLMRQRCVFEQELKSPPEPAADWQERLQSPALQISSALSVREAEVAQLMLSGCSNKEIARKLAISAETVKVHRRHLYNKLGIKSQSELFLLFLQAQD, from the coding sequence ATGAATCTGACGTTGCAGGACGTGGCTTGGCATGACTCGGTCGGCCGGTTGATCGAGACCCTGGACCGCCCGCACTTCTGGCGCTCAATGGCGCGCTTGCTCGGCAGATATGTGCCGCTGGACACCTGGGTGGTGCTGATCTTCAGCGACGGCAGGCCTCAGGTTCTCGCCGAATCCCAGAATGAAGATGGCAGCAGCGATTCGCTGTTCCAGGACTATCTCAAAGGGCTCTACCTGCTCGACCCCTTTTACCTGGCCAATCGGGAATCGCCGAAAAGTGGGCTGTTCCAACTGGATGATGTCGCCCCGGAATGTTTCGAGCAGACCGACTATTACCAACGCTACTTTCGCCTGAACGTGGTGGCTGACGAGATTCATATAAATGTGCAACTGGACCTTGAGCGGACCCTGAGCCTGTCACTGGGTAGCCACTGCCGCTTCAGCCAGGAGCAAATCGCATTATTGAGGCTGATCCAGCCGTGGGTGGCCGGTTTGATGCGCCAGCGTTGCGTGTTTGAACAGGAACTCAAGAGCCCTCCGGAACCGGCAGCGGACTGGCAGGAGCGCCTGCAGTCACCCGCGCTGCAAATCAGCTCCGCACTGTCGGTCCGCGAAGCCGAGGTTGCCCAATTGATGCTCAGTGGCTGCTCGAACAAAGAGATCGCGCGCAAGCTGGCGATCTCGGCCGAGACCGTGAAGGTGCACCGCCGGCACCTGTACAACAAGCTGGGGATCAAGTCCCAGTCTGAGCTATTCCTGTTGTTTCTCCAGGCTCAGGACTAG
- the tnpC gene encoding Tn3 family transposase post-transcriptional regulator TnpC gives MHIPPASFRVTPYGEVDVKALKSLRASYETSELHNWVDRLDACLAQIGGIASIRDDFLRLHAMAMTVLEGSSLAVAASDVDSIWEEAIALQEDISALCYCLQAGSKQVAPLAALAPDYQD, from the coding sequence ATGCACATTCCACCCGCTTCGTTTCGAGTGACACCCTATGGGGAAGTCGACGTCAAGGCACTTAAGTCCCTGCGCGCGAGCTACGAAACCTCTGAATTGCATAACTGGGTGGACCGGTTGGATGCCTGCCTTGCTCAAATCGGAGGGATCGCCAGTATTCGGGACGACTTCTTACGTCTGCATGCTATGGCCATGACCGTATTGGAAGGCTCCTCCCTTGCCGTCGCTGCCAGTGATGTCGACAGCATTTGGGAAGAGGCAATAGCGCTTCAAGAGGATATTTCTGCTTTATGTTATTGCTTGCAAGCGGGTTCTAAACAGGTTGCTCCTTTGGCAGCACTTGCTCCGGACTATCAGGACTAG
- a CDS encoding DUF2523 family protein yields MTAFGDWLLSIFQEIIQFIINIPVAIADWLYQALLDLISASFIVGLITSAGELFGGIDSSVWYFLSIFQIPFGISVVMSAYLLRFLVRRIPFIG; encoded by the coding sequence ATGACAGCTTTTGGTGACTGGCTTTTATCCATATTTCAAGAAATAATTCAATTCATAATTAATATTCCTGTTGCTATTGCAGACTGGTTATATCAGGCTCTTTTGGATCTGATTAGCGCTAGTTTCATCGTAGGCCTAATCACAAGTGCTGGTGAGCTTTTTGGCGGTATTGATTCGTCAGTATGGTATTTCCTTAGTATCTTTCAAATTCCCTTTGGGATTTCTGTGGTAATGAGTGCCTATTTGTTGCGCTTCCTTGTTCGTCGCATTCCGTTTATTGGGTGA
- a CDS encoding DmpA family aminopeptidase has product MRLRDLGIAIGTGTPGVFNGITDVPGVRVGHHTLNAESRDGSIHTGVTIIEPRPIAAHLAPCFAGVHVLNGNGDATGLEWIREAGLLTTPIAYTNTHSVGVVRDALVAAERDMGKQHIYWCMPVVLETYDGILSDIWDQHVSAEHVQAALADARSGPVQEGCVGGGTGMICHEFKGGIGTSSRVLSSEEGGWTVGALVQANYGVRDALRVAGYPVGSVLKDIPSPYSGPVNVGVPGMGSIVITIATDAPLLPHQCTRLAQRASIGLARVGGGTEDDSGDIFIAFSVGNSGLPVANLGHPGPATTPLKMVNNDYMTALFVAAADAVEEAILNAMLAADDVQGRGRKALALKPDQLLAAMAKVGWAPQP; this is encoded by the coding sequence ATGCGCTTACGAGACCTTGGCATCGCAATCGGTACAGGCACACCTGGGGTGTTCAACGGCATCACTGATGTGCCCGGTGTAAGGGTGGGTCATCACACACTCAATGCTGAAAGCCGCGATGGCTCGATACACACCGGTGTGACCATCATCGAGCCGCGGCCGATTGCGGCCCATTTGGCTCCGTGTTTTGCCGGCGTTCACGTACTGAACGGCAACGGTGACGCCACCGGCCTTGAATGGATTCGCGAAGCGGGTTTGCTGACCACGCCGATTGCCTATACCAACACTCACAGCGTCGGCGTGGTACGCGATGCGCTGGTGGCCGCAGAGCGCGACATGGGTAAGCAACACATCTACTGGTGCATGCCAGTGGTGCTGGAAACCTACGACGGCATCCTCAGCGATATCTGGGACCAACACGTCAGCGCCGAACATGTCCAGGCCGCCCTGGCCGATGCCCGCAGCGGCCCGGTGCAGGAAGGTTGCGTCGGCGGCGGCACTGGCATGATCTGCCATGAGTTCAAAGGTGGTATTGGCACGTCATCGCGGGTTCTGAGCAGCGAGGAGGGCGGTTGGACCGTCGGTGCATTGGTGCAGGCCAACTATGGTGTGCGCGATGCATTGCGTGTCGCGGGTTACCCCGTGGGCAGCGTGTTGAAGGACATACCTTCGCCCTACAGCGGCCCGGTGAATGTTGGCGTGCCCGGCATGGGTTCCATCGTGATCACGATCGCTACTGATGCGCCATTGCTGCCTCATCAGTGCACGCGCCTGGCCCAGCGCGCGAGTATCGGGTTGGCACGGGTCGGCGGCGGTACGGAAGACGACAGTGGGGATATCTTCATCGCGTTTTCAGTAGGCAACAGCGGCCTGCCGGTTGCCAATCTGGGCCATCCGGGCCCCGCGACGACGCCATTGAAAATGGTCAACAACGACTACATGACGGCCTTGTTCGTGGCCGCAGCGGATGCTGTGGAGGAGGCGATCCTCAACGCGATGTTGGCCGCCGACGACGTGCAAGGTCGCGGCAGAAAAGCCCTGGCACTCAAGCCTGACCAGTTGTTGGCGGCGATGGCGAAAGTCGGTTGGGCACCTCAGCCTTGA